AGAGCGACAGCGCAACATAGATGACCGAAAGCACGATCATCAGAAGCAAGAGCAGTCGCAGCAACGCCAGCATGGCCCGGCCTCCTCAGGGGATCCGGGACCAAGACTGCCGTTGCCGCCCCGCGTTGTCCACAGCGCGGACGCGCCGCGCCGATGACCGGTCAGCCAACCACGTTGAACGCCGGCCCGTAGGGATAGCCGGTGATGTTCTCGGCGCCGTCCCCGGTGATCACCAGGATATCGTGTTCGCGATAGCCGCCTGCCCCAGGTTGCCCCGCCGGGATCGTCAGCATCGGCTCCATCGAGATCACCATGCCCGGTTGCAGCACGGTGTCGATATCCTCGCGCAGTTCCAGCCCGGCCTCGCGGCCATAGTAATGCGACAGCACCCCGAACGAGTGGCCATATCCGAAGGTCCGGTATTGCAGCAGGTCGCGATCGGCGAGGAACCGGTTTATCGCCTGCGTGACCTCGGCACAGGAAACGCCGGGTTTCAGCAGCGACATGCCATATTCATGCGTGGCGACATTGGCCTGCCAGATCTTCAGGCTGGCCTCGTCCACGTCACCGGCAAACATCGTCCGTTCCAGCGCGGTGTAATAGCCCGAGATCATCGGGAACGTGTTCAGGGACAGGATGTCGCCCCGCGCGACCACGCGACCGGTGACCGGGTTATGGGCGCCATCGGTGTTCAGCCCGGACTGGAACCAGACCCAGGTGTCGCGGTATTCGGCGTCGGGAAAGGCACGGGCAATCTCGGCTTCCATCGCATCGCGGCCGGCCATCGCCACGTCGATTTCGCGCGCGCCGATCTGCACGGCGTTGCGGATCGCGTAGCCGCCGACATCGGCCACCCGCGCCCCTTCGCGGATCAGGGCGATCTCGGCCGGAGATTTCATCATCCGCTGCCGCATGGTGGCCGGGGCGATATCCAGCACCGCGGCCGGTGACAGGAAATCCTCGAGCAGGTCCCGCTGGGCCAGGGTCAGGTGATCGCCTTCACAGCCGACGACCCCGCCGGTTCCGGCCACATGCGCCACCGCGCGCCAGAAATTGTCGCGTTGCCAGTCGGTATAGGTGAGGTTGTCGCAGAAACAGCGCCGCCAGGGCTGGCCCGCGTCGATCCCGGCGCTGATGGTGACCGTTTCGGTTTCCGTCACCACCAACCCGTAGGGCCGCCCGAACGAGCAATAGAGAAAGCCCGAGTAATAGGCGATGTTGTGCATCGAGGTGAGGACGGCGGCGGTCACGCCCCGCTCTTCCATAGATGCGCGCAAACCGGCAATGCGGGTTTCGTATTCGGCGGTGGCAAAGGGCAGAACTGCCTTGTCGCCGTTGTGAAAGCGGTAGAACTCGGGGCGGGACGTGTCGCGGGTGGTCATCGCAGACCCTCCTTTGCAGAAAGGTCCCGGCGTTCAGGACAGGGAAAGGGGGCGGGTTCAGGTGGCGACGCCATCGCCGGTGCCCGCGATCATCCTGACGCCCGCCCCACCGCGAATCAAGTCGTCAAGCGGCGCACCATGTCGCTTTCGGCATCCTGCAGATCATCGATCACGTCGAAATGGTGCCGTCCGGGCGCGATCACCAGATCCACCTTCCATTCCCCGGCCAGCCACCGCGCCTGGTCGACAAAGGCAGGGCGTTCCCCGGCACCCACCCACACCGTCACCTGCGCCGGGTGCCGGATGGTCATGAACAACGGGCTTTCCGCCTCGGCCTCGGCCGGGGTCAGGCGGAAATCATCGTTCATCTGCGTTTTCATCAGCGGCCGCAGGTCCGACAGCGGCGAGATCGGCATCACCGCCCGCAACCGGCCGGCCATCTTTTCCGGAACCAGCAGCGGGTCGAGCATCCGGGCGACCAGGTGCCCCCCGGCGGAATGGCCCGCCAGCGAGACCGGTCCCCGGGTCTGCGCGCAGATCGCCTGCACCGCGGTGGCGATCTGGTTGGTGATGTCGGATATCTTCACCGCGGGACACAGATCATAGGACGGCATCGCCACCGCCCAGCCGCGCGCCAGCGGACCCGCCGCCAGATGCGACCAGTCGCGCCGCCCGAAGGCACGCCAGTAACCGCCATGCACGAACACCACCGTTCCGGCCGGCACGGATTGGGGCAGGAACAGGTCATACCGCGCGCGATCGCCATCGCCATACCGAAGGTCGAGCCTCGCATTGTCTCCCAGCGCGGCGCGAAACGCCTCGGCAGCCTTGGCCCAGCGCGGCGGGTAGTCGGCCGCACCCTCGATATGGGCCCCGTTGGCATAGGCATCGTCCCAGTCCATGTTCTCTCCCTTCGGAACTCGATATGGACAAACACTGCCCCAAATGGTTTCCCTTCGCGAGACTTTATTCAGGGAGCCCGATCATGCTGGATGCAACGACCGACCTCAAATCGCTTCTGAAAGATCCCACGCTGCTGGCCACAGACGGGTATGTCGGCGGCAAGTGGATCAAGGGGGAAGGCGGCACATTCCCTGTCACCAACCCCGCGCGTGGCGATGTCATCGCCGAGGTGGCGGACCTGAGCCGTGCCCAGGTCGCGGGCGCCATTGCGCAGGCGGAACAGGCCCAGAAGGACTGGGCCGGCTGGACCGGCAAGGAACGCGCCGCCGTCCTGCGGCGCTGGTTCGACCTGATGATGGAAAACGCCGAGGATCTCGGCACCATCCTGACCGCCGAACAGGGCAAACCGCTGGCCGAAGCGGTCGGCGAGATCGCCTATGGCGCATCGTTCATCGAGTTTTTCGGCGAACAGGCCAAACGGGTCTATGGCGAAACCATTCCCGGACACCAGCGCGACAAGCGGATCATGGTGCTGAAACAGCCCATCGGCGTCGCCGCGTCGATCACGCCGTGGAACTTTCCCAACGCGATGATCACCCGCAAGGCGGGCCCGGCCCTGGCCGCCGGGTGCAGCTTTGTCGCGCGGCCCGCCGCGGAAACGCCGCTGTCGGCGCTGGTGCTGGGCGTGCTGGCCGAGCGCGCGGGCATCCCCGCCGGCGTGTTCAACGTGGTGCCGTCGTCGCGCGCCTCGGAAATCGGCAAGGAATTCTGCGAAAACCCCGCCGTGCGCAAGCTGACCTTTACCGGGTCGACCGAGGTGGGCCGCATCCTGCTGCGGCAGGCGGCCGACCAGGTGATGAAATGTTCGATGGAACTGGGCGGCAACGCGCCGTTCATCGTGTTCGACGACGCCGACCTGGACGCGGCGGTCGAGGGCGCGATGATGTGCAAGTTCCGCAACAACGGCCAGACCTGCGTCTGCGCCAACCGCATCTATGTGCAGGCGGGCGTCTATGACGCCTTTGCCGCGAAACTGAAGGCCGCGGTGGACAAGCTGAACGTGGGCGACGGTCTCGCCGAGGGTGTCACCACCGGCCCGCTGATCAACCGCGACGCGGTGGACAAGGTGCAGGAACACCTGGCGGATGTCACCGCCAAGGGCGGCGCGATCCTGACTGGCGGGCTGCCGCATGATCTGGGTGGCACGTTCTTCCAGCCGACGATCGTCACCGGCGTCACGCAGGAAATGAAGGTCGCGACGGAAGAAACCTTTGGCCCGCTGGCGCCGCTGTTCCGTTTCGACGATGTGGACGAGGTAATCGCGATGGCCAACGATACCATTTTCGGTCTCGCCGCCTATTTCTACGC
This is a stretch of genomic DNA from Pukyongiella litopenaei. It encodes these proteins:
- a CDS encoding alpha/beta hydrolase → MDWDDAYANGAHIEGAADYPPRWAKAAEAFRAALGDNARLDLRYGDGDRARYDLFLPQSVPAGTVVFVHGGYWRAFGRRDWSHLAAGPLARGWAVAMPSYDLCPAVKISDITNQIATAVQAICAQTRGPVSLAGHSAGGHLVARMLDPLLVPEKMAGRLRAVMPISPLSDLRPLMKTQMNDDFRLTPAEAEAESPLFMTIRHPAQVTVWVGAGERPAFVDQARWLAGEWKVDLVIAPGRHHFDVIDDLQDAESDMVRRLTT
- a CDS encoding NAD-dependent succinate-semialdehyde dehydrogenase; amino-acid sequence: MLDATTDLKSLLKDPTLLATDGYVGGKWIKGEGGTFPVTNPARGDVIAEVADLSRAQVAGAIAQAEQAQKDWAGWTGKERAAVLRRWFDLMMENAEDLGTILTAEQGKPLAEAVGEIAYGASFIEFFGEQAKRVYGETIPGHQRDKRIMVLKQPIGVAASITPWNFPNAMITRKAGPALAAGCSFVARPAAETPLSALVLGVLAERAGIPAGVFNVVPSSRASEIGKEFCENPAVRKLTFTGSTEVGRILLRQAADQVMKCSMELGGNAPFIVFDDADLDAAVEGAMMCKFRNNGQTCVCANRIYVQAGVYDAFAAKLKAAVDKLNVGDGLAEGVTTGPLINRDAVDKVQEHLADVTAKGGAILTGGLPHDLGGTFFQPTIVTGVTQEMKVATEETFGPLAPLFRFDDVDEVIAMANDTIFGLAAYFYAKDLSRVYKVAEMLEYGIVGVNTGIISTELGPFGGIKQSGLGREGSHHGIEDYLEMKYVCLSV
- a CDS encoding aminopeptidase P family protein, yielding MTTRDTSRPEFYRFHNGDKAVLPFATAEYETRIAGLRASMEERGVTAAVLTSMHNIAYYSGFLYCSFGRPYGLVVTETETVTISAGIDAGQPWRRCFCDNLTYTDWQRDNFWRAVAHVAGTGGVVGCEGDHLTLAQRDLLEDFLSPAAVLDIAPATMRQRMMKSPAEIALIREGARVADVGGYAIRNAVQIGAREIDVAMAGRDAMEAEIARAFPDAEYRDTWVWFQSGLNTDGAHNPVTGRVVARGDILSLNTFPMISGYYTALERTMFAGDVDEASLKIWQANVATHEYGMSLLKPGVSCAEVTQAINRFLADRDLLQYRTFGYGHSFGVLSHYYGREAGLELREDIDTVLQPGMVISMEPMLTIPAGQPGAGGYREHDILVITGDGAENITGYPYGPAFNVVG